The Ctenopharyngodon idella isolate HZGC_01 chromosome 19, HZGC01, whole genome shotgun sequence genomic sequence AAAAGTATCAGGTATATGCTGATTTTTCTTGAAGtaatgtatgtatttaaaagttaataaacatatatgaatatttatcTGATTTAACAGCAAAAGTCTGTAGCTTTAAGATGCTATGGTTTTATTGAGCAGCTTGCTAGGAAATGAAATCAAAGTTTGTTTGGCTTTCTCTTTTGTAATATGACTTAGTCTTTCAAATagtttgtgaaatatgattgacACTTTCTCCACAGGTAGAGGTACAGAGGCCAGGGCTTTTGGAGACAGAGGCAGGCGAATGGTTAACACGGGAACTCAATGTGGGAAGCAGGTTTTGACTTCCAGCACCTGCACAAACCATCAAAGAACATCCTGTGGCCATGAGGTCACCAGCATAAAAAACTACCAGCTATTTATGAAACATTATAGTCTCAGATGTATAATTCTTCAAACTTCAGGGTTTTGCCAATGTACAGACAAAGCAGATCAAGAGATTGTGAAGGAACAGCTGTGTCAATGTTTGAATAACATTAAATCTGTTTTCCATTTAATATGATGACagcttgtttgtgttttacagcAGATGAGTGACTCAAACCTGACAACACGCAAGGAGGGGACTGCTCATTCTGAGGGGGTTTCATCTAACACTGCGTCTCACCTAGGGGAGccaatggggaaaaaataatcttCGCCTGATGTGGAGGATACGCTCTGAAACCCAGAGGAGCTCAGCAATGAGGATTACAGGCTGTATAAGAAATCATAATCTGTAGAGAGAAATAGAGCTTCACAAGAGATGACATCTCATTAATGCTCGCTTATAGAAATATTACACTTTACTGAAGTTTTGTTGGGTAAAATGGGTTAACAAGGTGCATCTGATAATTAGCATGTCAAATATAGATTTTAGTCAACTGTAGCACTCTGATCCTCACAGGAGTTGCCGAGCAAAGCATATGTTCGTAATGTTGCGTATACATATTGCAATTTTAATGCTAATGACGCTGATTTTAAGAGAACAGGCTACTATATGCTTTATGTCATGCTTAAATAAGTGTAAAAAATCAgttggttaaagggttagttcgcccaaaaatgaaaataatgtcatttattactcaccctcatgccgttccacacccgtaagaccttcgttaatcttcggaacacaaattaagatatttttgttgaaatccgatggctcagtgaggcctgcatagccagcaatgacatttcctctctcaagatccattaatgtactaaaaacatatttaaatcagttcatgtgagtacagtggttcaatattaatattataaagcgacgagaatatttttggtgcgccaaaaaaacaaaataacgacttatatagtgatggccgatttcaaaacactgcttcaggaagcttcggagcgttatgaataagcgtgtcgaatcatgattcggatcgggtgtcaaaccgccaaactgctgaaatcacgtgactttggcgctctgaaccgctgatccataacgctccgaagcttcctgaagcaatgttttgaaatcggccatcactatataagtcgttattttgtttttttggcgcaccaaaaatattctcgttgctttataatattaatattgaaccactgtactcacatgaactgatttaaatatgtttttagtacattaatggatcttgagagaggaaatgtcattgctggctatggaggcctcactgagccatcggatttcaacaaaaatatcttaatttgtgttccgaagattaatgaaggtcttacgggtttggaacggcatgagggtgagtaataaatgacattatttttatttttgggtgaactaaccctttaatattatgaACCTCTTTCTGAATCTTGTCATAATTTTATTCTGTTcttgtaaatatacatttactGGAAATTACacagtatttgtttattttatatttactagTAATTCAGTAATTcagcagtttattttttattttagaaataaagttgcatttTTTGCCTTTGACGTCGAGAATAACAGACCCACTTAAGTTACAGGCATTTTATACGGCCAGctataaatgctgtaaaataacCACTAGATGGAgctgtttattttatatgaacaGACTATTGCTGTGTTTTGGACATTCAGTGTAAcgttaaaatgaaatataagcTTTTTAAAACGTCAGACACTGTACATGGTTTTACAGATCTTAATGCTGCATCACCAAACTGATGATAAACATTGATGTTAGACAATCTAAAATAAGAAAGATAAGGGAGTTGTTTAAAAATTGTTAACTCGTAGCCTACCTTAACTATGTACGTTAATGTCAAGTACAAAGAGCACTGTTGTTAAATCTACCCCACTAATTGGCTGAGTCGTAATAGGGTTTTGTGCATGAAGGTGAATTTAATTaccatattaaataaaataatatcattataCCATTCATTATCACCTCATTTCACTTTAAACAATTGAAATTCAACAGGTAAACATAggaaacttttttaaaattcagaacaattaaaataacaagTATAGAATTGCACGAAACATAATGTACTCGAAAACATATCTAATACACTGTGTTACATTCATCACCCTCGCACTCCAGGGACAGAGGCTGAAAAGTATGTACAGAAATCTGCTGCATGAAATTTGATGTAAATTTAATACTGATTTTGTGGAAAATTTGAATTACGTTGGGAAGTGTTTACAATCACACCTGTCTGGTTAGACATGATGTGACTAGTTTTTTGACATGTAGATGAAAAGCTTGTGTGGATGTAATATGTCAAATTAAACAAGAGAACCTGCTGTTTCAGATGATACCAGTTATTTCATTTACCATCAATTATCATGAGTGCAAATCAAACCAAATCAgacatgacattttaatttcCTACCCCAACATTTTTTTGccctttaaatctttttttttattttattttttttaatttcagtgatgACATTGATTTCACCCCTGTAGCTAATTTTTAATAGGTTAAACCAATGGTGTTACAGCACTCCATGGGTCTCCACACTGATTTCACAGTTTAGtgcaattttgagttttataCAGAAAGGGGAGCAATAATTATTTGTGAATCAGGTTTAATTAGGCAATCTAAATGCTATCTAAAATTAGCACATGCCATTGGTGCAAAGTCTATTGGTTTATTCCTCCATCATTTGGCTGGCACTGCTCACAGCCCTCACAATTTGCATAGCAAACGgttttaaaatttacataaaaaaagattaacatatcacagttttaatgtaatttaaaatttaatgtttttatccaAATTTATGTTAAGATTTAAGTTAACGTGTACATGTAGGCTACTAACATTATTCTTGtggggcagtcgtggcctaatgtttagagagtcagactgaaGGTTGTGGATTCAATTCTCAATACCGGCAGAAAACGACtcgagcaaggcacctaactaACCCCCAACCGCTGCCTGGcaccacagcaaaatggctgccaactggggtgtgtgttcactactcactgctcCTAATTTGTGCGCACTAACTTgcatgggttaaatgcagagaaCAAATTTTGAGTacgggttaccatacttggccttcacatcaTGTCACAGATGTGTTATTGTTCTTACAGGGGTCATATAAttccacttttacaagatgttaaataagtctctgatgtccccagagtgtgtatgtgaagttttagctcaaaattacagagccccggacatgacatgcaggaaaaaaatagtaggctaaattgtgcgcacgatttactaatttgttccctcgatttactaaatcgtgcgcacgatttaccaatttgttccctcgatttactaaaatgtgcgtatgatttactatttcgttccctcgatttataaatcatgcgatttagtaat encodes the following:
- the si:ch211-215i13.3 gene encoding brain and acute leukemia cytoplasmic protein isoform X1; its protein translation is MGCGGSRADAIEPRYHESWTRETESTWLTNTDAEIPNGVTYKTRVVRGECSHLIKDNAKVSGRGTEARAFGDRGRRMVNTGTQCGKQVLTSSTCTNHQRTSCGHEVTSIKNYQLFMKHYSLRCIILQTSGFCQCTDKADQEIVKEQLCQCLNNIKSVFHLI
- the si:ch211-215i13.3 gene encoding brain and acute leukemia cytoplasmic protein isoform X4, whose protein sequence is MGCGGSRADAIEPRYHESWTRETESTWLTNTDAEIPNGVTYKTRVVRGECSHLIKDNAKVSGRGTEARAFGDRGRRMVNTGTQCGKQQMSDSNLTTRKEGTAHSEGVSSNTASHLGEPMGKK
- the si:ch211-215i13.3 gene encoding brain and acute leukemia cytoplasmic protein isoform X2, which codes for MGCGGSRADAIEPRYHESWTRETESTWLTNTDAEIPNGVTYKTRVVRGECSHLIKDNAKVSGRGTEARAFGDRGRRMVNTGTQCGKQVLTSSTCTNHQRTSCGHEQMSDSNLTTRKEGTAHSEGVSSNTASHLGEPMGKK
- the si:ch211-215i13.3 gene encoding brain and acute leukemia cytoplasmic protein isoform X3, translating into MGCGGSRADAIEPRYHESWTRETESTWLTNTDAEIPNGVTYKTRVVRGECSHLIKDNAKVSGRGTEARAFGDRGRRMVNTGTQCGKQVLTSSTCTNHQRTSCGHEMSDSNLTTRKEGTAHSEGVSSNTASHLGEPMGKK